The following proteins come from a genomic window of Synechococcus sp. BIOS-E4-1:
- a CDS encoding 3'-5' exonuclease, producing the protein MENPSVPGQLDLLSLSGGQPAPASPPQSSPQSLPQSPPQLLERPLTSPSPQSGAERHPAARTLLIVDTETTGLDPQLDHCLEVGVILFDVPSRQLLAQQSFLLPVESNAAEAINRIPASATNLPQPWRPALGYLQSLLDAADLLVAHNAAFDRQWFGRGHLPATDKRWLCSMEDMRWPPDRQLRSRPSVRDLALAYEIPVWAAHRALTDCIYLAEVFRRCEDLEQLIEHGLEPRQLMRAQVSYDNRHLARDAGFRWNEPVKGAWARRLSAREASNLDFTVVPVDPPLPLAS; encoded by the coding sequence CCCATCGGTACCGGGTCAGCTCGATCTGCTGTCGTTGAGCGGCGGCCAACCGGCACCGGCTTCGCCACCGCAATCATCACCTCAGTCTTTGCCGCAATCACCGCCGCAATTGCTGGAGCGGCCTTTGACCAGTCCGTCGCCGCAGTCAGGAGCTGAACGTCACCCTGCAGCACGCACCCTGTTGATTGTTGACACCGAGACCACTGGGCTGGATCCGCAGCTGGATCACTGCCTGGAAGTCGGTGTGATTCTCTTTGACGTGCCAAGCCGTCAGCTGCTGGCTCAACAATCATTTCTGTTACCGGTGGAGTCCAATGCCGCGGAAGCGATCAATCGCATTCCCGCCTCCGCCACCAACCTGCCCCAGCCCTGGCGTCCTGCCCTCGGCTATCTCCAGTCGTTGCTGGATGCCGCCGATCTGCTCGTGGCGCACAACGCCGCCTTTGATCGTCAGTGGTTCGGCCGAGGTCACCTGCCGGCGACGGACAAGCGCTGGCTCTGCAGCATGGAGGACATGCGCTGGCCACCGGACCGCCAGCTCAGGTCCAGGCCTTCGGTGCGTGATCTGGCCCTGGCCTATGAAATCCCTGTCTGGGCTGCCCATCGTGCTCTGACCGATTGCATCTACCTGGCTGAGGTCTTCCGGCGATGTGAAGACCTTGAACAGTTGATCGAGCATGGCCTGGAGCCGCGTCAGCTGATGCGTGCCCAGGTGTCTTACGACAACCGTCATCTCGCCCGGGATGCCGGTTTCCGCTGGAACGAGCCGGTGAAAGGAGCCTGGGCCAGGCGCCTGTCGGCGAGGGAGGCCTCCAATCTCGACTTTACCGTTGTGCCTGTTGACCCTCCTTTGCCCCTGGCGTCCTGA
- a CDS encoding PstS family phosphate ABC transporter substrate-binding protein yields the protein MSFARQAFILFSLLAVASGVSASSDSSLTAVGAALPARLYRNWFAQITSSGGPEVSFRPVSSAEAQWALIRQTVDFAVSDAPIQPRDLAKVRRGVVQIPIAGEAITFGYNQPGCDLKLTQQQAVQVASGRITDWKQLGCKPGALTWVHRSDASGTTEAFTLTMQAFSSQWSLGTGQSIRWPAANAIAAEGNSGVAAAIENRRGAIGYLGLSHLSGSLRSAAVQNKAGEFLRPSVVSSAQTLKGIELDFNLAGSNPNPSVQGAYPIVTLIWGLAYRSGNGDNTQAVRAALDFMLSSQAQGRVAELGLIPLETEILSKSRPVIERISQ from the coding sequence ATGAGCTTTGCCAGGCAGGCTTTCATCCTGTTTTCCCTGCTCGCTGTGGCATCCGGTGTCTCCGCCTCCTCGGATTCTTCTCTGACCGCAGTTGGTGCCGCACTCCCCGCCAGGCTTTATCGAAACTGGTTTGCCCAGATCACCAGTTCAGGCGGTCCTGAGGTCAGTTTTCGACCCGTCAGCTCAGCCGAGGCTCAATGGGCCCTGATCAGGCAGACCGTTGATTTCGCAGTGTCCGATGCTCCGATACAGCCCAGGGACCTGGCCAAGGTGAGGCGTGGTGTGGTTCAGATTCCCATCGCTGGAGAAGCCATCACGTTTGGATACAACCAGCCAGGTTGCGACCTGAAGCTGACCCAACAGCAGGCCGTACAGGTGGCCAGTGGCAGGATCACCGACTGGAAACAGCTCGGCTGCAAGCCGGGTGCTCTGACCTGGGTGCATCGATCGGATGCCTCTGGCACCACCGAGGCCTTCACTCTCACAATGCAGGCGTTTTCCTCTCAATGGTCGCTGGGGACAGGTCAATCGATTCGCTGGCCAGCAGCCAATGCGATCGCCGCAGAAGGAAACTCCGGTGTTGCCGCTGCCATTGAAAACAGGCGAGGTGCCATCGGCTATCTCGGTCTGTCCCATCTCAGCGGCAGTCTGAGGTCCGCTGCAGTGCAGAACAAAGCTGGAGAATTCCTGCGACCCAGCGTGGTCTCCAGCGCTCAGACCCTCAAGGGCATCGAACTGGATTTCAATCTCGCCGGCAGCAACCCCAACCCTTCGGTCCAGGGTGCCTATCCGATCGTCACGCTGATCTGGGGTCTGGCCTACAGGTCTGGAAACGGCGACAACACGCAGGCGGTCAGAGCGGCTCTTGACTTCATGCTGAGCAGCCAGGCCCAGGGCCGGGTTGCCGAGCTCGGTTTGATTCCCCTTGAGACTGAAATACTCAGCAAGTCGCGGCCAGTGATTGAACGGATTAGTCAGTAA
- a CDS encoding Crp/Fnr family transcriptional regulator, with protein MDFSFQNRNRLHLAAGNVVPLHKNRLWLVVSGMVKLGAVSVHGDELLLGLAGPNETFGEPLSTVQAYEAVTLADSDLLCMTMGEVRESQDLANDLLGAVVLRHRQSEYLLSLLGLRRVEERVRGFLELLAQDYGQPCEQGLRLNLRLTHQEMASALSTTRVTVTRVIGLLRDEGWLKIDGQRHLVITHSPCK; from the coding sequence CTGGACTTCAGTTTTCAAAATCGAAATCGCTTGCACCTCGCCGCGGGAAACGTGGTGCCACTTCACAAAAACAGGTTGTGGCTTGTTGTTAGTGGCATGGTGAAGCTCGGGGCGGTTTCTGTGCATGGAGATGAGCTACTGCTGGGCCTGGCAGGTCCCAACGAGACCTTCGGCGAACCATTGAGCACGGTCCAGGCCTATGAGGCCGTCACCCTCGCCGACTCGGATCTTCTTTGCATGACGATGGGCGAGGTGCGTGAGTCACAGGATCTTGCCAACGATCTGCTGGGAGCGGTCGTGCTTCGTCATCGCCAGTCGGAGTACCTGCTCTCTCTACTTGGGCTACGTCGAGTTGAGGAGCGCGTTAGAGGTTTTCTGGAGCTGCTTGCTCAGGATTATGGCCAGCCCTGTGAGCAGGGATTGCGCCTCAATCTGCGCCTGACTCATCAGGAGATGGCAAGTGCCCTGAGTACCACCCGTGTAACCGTGACCAGGGTCATCGGTCTGCTCAGAGATGAGGGTTGGCTCAAAATCGACGGTCAGCGTCATCTCGTGATCACCCATTCGCCCTGCAAATAA
- the msrA gene encoding peptide-methionine (S)-S-oxide reductase MsrA: protein MLPNWLTGSQQGQSDGNSDERHVVLGTPLKAPLMEDQEEIVFGCGCFWGAEKGFWRLPGVVSTAVGYAGGQTPAPSYEQVCSGRTGHTEVVRVVYSTPAIDVSDLLKLFWECHDPTQGDRQGNDQGSQYRSAIYTTTPRQMQLALTSRDWYQQALTQAERDSITTEIAADRTFHFAENYHQQYLARPGSRPYCSAMPTGINLGAFEAADYRLPSQVWSHYDWSISHCVLRGDNSPIQLQT from the coding sequence ATGCTGCCCAACTGGCTCACGGGTTCTCAGCAGGGACAATCAGACGGCAACAGCGACGAGCGTCACGTTGTTCTCGGAACGCCACTCAAGGCACCGCTGATGGAGGACCAGGAGGAAATTGTTTTCGGCTGCGGATGCTTCTGGGGCGCTGAAAAAGGTTTCTGGCGTCTACCGGGTGTTGTGTCCACGGCAGTTGGCTATGCCGGCGGCCAGACTCCAGCTCCCAGCTATGAGCAGGTCTGCAGTGGACGGACTGGACACACCGAAGTGGTCCGCGTGGTCTACAGCACCCCAGCCATCGACGTCAGCGATCTGCTCAAGCTGTTCTGGGAATGTCATGACCCCACACAGGGAGACCGTCAGGGCAATGACCAGGGCAGCCAGTACCGATCAGCGATCTACACCACCACCCCCAGGCAGATGCAACTGGCCCTGACCAGTCGTGACTGGTATCAACAGGCCCTCACCCAGGCCGAACGGGACAGCATCACGACCGAAATCGCAGCTGACCGCACCTTCCATTTCGCCGAGAATTACCACCAGCAATATCTTGCACGTCCCGGCAGCAGGCCTTACTGCTCCGCCATGCCCACAGGGATCAACCTCGGCGCCTTTGAAGCAGCCGACTACCGCTTGCCCAGTCAGGTCTGGAGCCATTACGACTGGAGCATCAGTCACTGCGTCCTGCGAGGTGACAACAGTCCGATCCAGCTGCAGACATGA
- a CDS encoding ABC transporter ATP-binding protein, with the protein MAPFRLDLIGRYLKPHRRTVLMGAIALVVVNILSVTIPLEIRRVIDDLQEGFAFSDVLAQAGWIVLLATSMGVARLISRQLVFGVGRQVEVELRQKLFDQMLQQEPGWVQQTGSGEVISRATSDVENVRRLLGFAVLSLTNTVLAYTFTLPAMLAIDPVLTVAAISPYPVMLGAVRLFGGRMMREQRRQQEELAGLSELIQEDLSGIAAIKIYSQEQQELNAFSSRNRGYRDTAIQLARTRSTLFPLLEGISSISLLLLLALGSGQLQQGTLSIGGLVALIFYVGQLVFPTALLGFTLNTFQTGQVSLERVEELLSRRPLISDPHEPEHLKLPVRGELQARNLHIRYDGSDCDTLNGLSFQIRSGELVAVVGPVGCGKTTLARALGRMVEVPAHQLFLDGHDITNLRLDDLREQIALVPQEGYLFTSSLADNLRYGEPEADMQRVEAAAEQARLLGDVRGFPDGMNTLVGERGITLSGGQRQRTALGRALLLKAPVLVLDDALASVDNNTAAEILASVRRQTQRTIVMISHQLSAAAACDRILVLDQGRLVQQGHHSDLIREKGLYRSLWEREQAAERLETVA; encoded by the coding sequence ATGGCCCCTTTCCGCCTCGATCTGATCGGCCGCTACCTGAAACCCCATCGACGCACGGTGCTGATGGGTGCGATCGCTCTGGTCGTCGTGAACATTCTCAGCGTCACCATCCCCCTCGAGATCCGACGGGTGATTGATGACCTGCAGGAGGGTTTCGCCTTTTCGGATGTACTGGCACAGGCGGGCTGGATTGTGCTGCTCGCCACGAGCATGGGGGTGGCGAGGCTCATTTCGCGCCAGCTGGTCTTCGGAGTCGGGCGCCAGGTGGAAGTTGAGCTTCGTCAGAAGCTGTTTGATCAAATGCTCCAGCAGGAGCCCGGTTGGGTCCAGCAAACGGGCAGCGGTGAAGTGATCAGCCGTGCCACAAGCGATGTCGAGAACGTCAGGCGCCTGCTGGGTTTTGCCGTGCTGAGTCTGACGAACACCGTTCTGGCCTACACCTTCACGCTGCCGGCCATGCTGGCGATTGATCCCGTTCTCACCGTTGCTGCAATCTCCCCTTATCCAGTGATGCTCGGCGCCGTTCGCCTGTTCGGAGGCCGCATGATGCGAGAACAGCGGCGCCAGCAGGAAGAACTGGCAGGTCTCAGTGAACTGATCCAGGAAGACCTTTCAGGCATCGCAGCCATCAAGATCTACAGCCAGGAACAGCAGGAGCTGAATGCATTCAGTTCCCGCAACCGCGGATATCGCGATACGGCCATTCAGCTGGCACGCACGCGCAGCACCCTTTTCCCCCTGCTGGAGGGAATCTCATCCATCTCCCTGTTGCTGCTGCTTGCACTCGGAAGCGGCCAGCTCCAGCAAGGAACCCTGTCGATCGGCGGCCTGGTCGCCCTGATCTTTTACGTGGGGCAACTCGTGTTTCCCACCGCTCTGCTTGGTTTCACGCTGAACACCTTCCAAACCGGACAGGTGAGCCTGGAGCGAGTCGAGGAACTGTTGTCGCGCCGACCGCTGATCAGTGATCCGCACGAACCGGAGCATCTGAAACTTCCCGTGCGCGGAGAACTGCAAGCTCGCAATCTGCACATCCGCTACGACGGATCCGATTGCGACACCCTTAACGGCCTCAGTTTCCAGATTCGCTCTGGAGAACTGGTGGCCGTCGTCGGTCCAGTTGGCTGTGGCAAGACCACGCTGGCACGTGCTCTGGGCCGCATGGTGGAGGTGCCAGCCCATCAGCTGTTCCTTGATGGACATGACATCACCAACTTGCGCCTGGACGACCTGCGTGAACAGATCGCCCTCGTCCCCCAGGAGGGTTACCTGTTCACAAGCAGCCTGGCGGACAACCTTCGCTACGGCGAACCCGAAGCCGACATGCAACGGGTTGAGGCAGCGGCTGAACAGGCCCGCTTACTGGGAGATGTGCGCGGATTTCCCGATGGCATGAACACCCTTGTCGGCGAACGCGGGATCACCCTCAGTGGAGGCCAGAGGCAGCGCACCGCCCTGGGCAGGGCTTTGCTGCTCAAAGCTCCTGTTCTGGTCCTGGACGACGCGCTGGCAAGCGTTGACAACAACACAGCAGCCGAAATTCTCGCCTCGGTGCGACGCCAGACGCAGCGCACGATTGTGATGATCAGCCATCAACTGTCGGCAGCCGCGGCATGCGACAGGATCCTGGTGCTGGATCAGGGGCGATTGGTGCAACAGGGGCACCATTCCGATCTGATCAGGGAAAAGGGCCTCTACCGGAGTCTGTGGGAACGGGAACAGGCGGCTGAACGGCTGGAAACGGTGGCCTGA
- the trpD gene encoding anthranilate phosphoribosyltransferase: MVSQCPSWPQTLELLLNGGVLVPDQAAALMRAWLCEELTPVQTGAFLAAIRARGVNGGELGAMAAVLREACPLPGARPELLMVDTCGTGGDGADTFNISTAVAFTAAACGAHVAKHGNRSASGKVGSADVLEGLGLHLQAPAAQVVEALSQAGVTFLFAPAWHPALVNLAPLRRSLGVRTVFNLLGPLVNPLRPNGQVLGVATEDLLDPMAEALQSLRQERAVVVHGAGGLDEASLAGPNSLRILEKGVLRSESISPGDLGLQVAPLEALRGGDLACNQAILSDLLQGRGTQAQAEVVAFNCALALWVAGVEVDLKSGAQRALSALRDGLAWERLEQLRLGLTPAEGG; this comes from the coding sequence ATGGTCTCCCAATGCCCTTCCTGGCCTCAGACACTGGAGCTTCTGCTGAACGGAGGCGTGCTCGTTCCTGACCAGGCAGCGGCCTTGATGAGAGCCTGGCTCTGCGAGGAACTCACTCCTGTGCAGACAGGGGCTTTTCTGGCTGCCATTCGGGCCCGTGGTGTCAACGGCGGTGAACTCGGAGCCATGGCGGCCGTGTTGCGTGAAGCCTGTCCTCTGCCAGGGGCACGCCCGGAACTGCTGATGGTGGATACCTGCGGCACGGGGGGTGACGGGGCGGACACCTTCAACATCTCCACCGCCGTGGCGTTTACGGCCGCAGCCTGCGGTGCCCATGTGGCCAAGCACGGCAATCGAAGCGCCAGCGGCAAGGTGGGCTCAGCGGATGTGCTCGAAGGTCTAGGCCTGCATCTGCAGGCACCAGCTGCACAGGTGGTGGAGGCTCTCTCTCAGGCTGGAGTGACCTTCTTGTTCGCGCCGGCATGGCATCCGGCTCTGGTGAACCTGGCGCCACTGCGCCGCAGTCTTGGCGTTCGCACCGTGTTCAATCTTTTAGGCCCTCTTGTGAATCCCCTGAGACCCAACGGTCAGGTGCTGGGCGTGGCCACTGAGGACCTCCTGGATCCAATGGCGGAGGCACTGCAGAGTCTTCGCCAGGAACGGGCCGTTGTGGTTCACGGAGCCGGCGGTCTGGATGAAGCGTCACTTGCGGGACCCAATTCCCTGCGCATTCTCGAAAAGGGAGTGCTGCGCTCAGAGTCCATTTCACCTGGAGATCTCGGTCTTCAGGTGGCACCGCTCGAAGCGCTGCGCGGCGGAGATCTTGCCTGCAATCAGGCGATCCTGAGTGATCTGCTCCAGGGGCGAGGCACCCAGGCCCAGGCCGAAGTGGTTGCCTTCAACTGCGCTCTGGCGCTTTGGGTGGCCGGTGTGGAAGTGGATCTGAAGTCCGGTGCCCAGCGAGCACTTTCGGCTCTGCGTGATGGCCTTGCCTGGGAGCGTCTTGAGCAGTTGCGCCTCGGACTGACCCCCGCCGAGGGAGGATGA
- the carA gene encoding glutamine-hydrolyzing carbamoyl-phosphate synthase small subunit produces the protein MTASSSESAWLVLADGTVFSGLPCGAGGSVVGEVVFNTGMTGYQEVMTDPSYSGQLVTFTYPELGNTGVNPDDQEADKPHAQGLIARQLSPAASNWRSRQSLQDWLEAHGVVGIHGIDTRALVRHLRETGAMNGVISSDGRSPAELLEVVRSAPSMEGLNLADKVSTTTSYEWNAPCAVDFDRRLQSGRPDSPYRVVAIDFGIKRAILDRLVSHGCDVTVMPAASDLQSVLACKPEGVFLSNGPGDPAAVSDGIALARGLIQQRDLPLFGICLGHQILGLAMGGTTFKLGYGHRGLNHPCGTTGQVEITSQNHGFALDAASLPAESIEVTHLNLNDRTVAAMAHRQQPLFGVQYHPEASPGPHDADHHFARFVSLMSDRR, from the coding sequence ATGACTGCTTCATCCAGTGAGTCGGCATGGCTGGTGCTGGCCGATGGCACTGTCTTCTCCGGACTGCCCTGTGGCGCCGGTGGCAGCGTGGTCGGTGAGGTTGTTTTCAACACCGGCATGACCGGGTACCAGGAGGTGATGACGGATCCCAGCTATTCCGGACAGCTGGTCACCTTCACCTACCCGGAGCTGGGAAACACCGGGGTCAATCCCGATGATCAGGAGGCCGACAAGCCGCACGCCCAAGGTCTGATCGCCCGCCAGTTGTCGCCGGCGGCCAGCAACTGGCGCTCGCGTCAGAGTCTGCAGGACTGGTTGGAGGCCCATGGCGTTGTTGGTATCCATGGCATCGACACCCGCGCCCTGGTTCGCCATCTGCGTGAAACAGGTGCCATGAACGGGGTGATCAGTTCCGATGGACGGTCGCCTGCTGAGCTGCTTGAGGTGGTGCGTTCAGCGCCCTCGATGGAAGGTCTGAATCTCGCCGACAAGGTTTCGACAACCACTTCATATGAGTGGAACGCTCCCTGTGCAGTGGATTTCGACAGACGTTTGCAAAGTGGCCGACCGGACAGTCCGTACCGCGTCGTCGCGATCGATTTCGGCATCAAGCGCGCCATCCTCGATCGATTGGTCAGTCATGGTTGTGACGTGACAGTCATGCCGGCAGCCTCTGATCTGCAGAGCGTGCTGGCTTGCAAGCCTGAGGGTGTGTTTCTGTCCAACGGACCGGGTGATCCGGCTGCCGTCAGTGACGGGATCGCTCTGGCCCGCGGCCTGATTCAGCAGCGAGATCTTCCCTTGTTCGGCATCTGCCTCGGCCATCAGATTCTCGGACTGGCCATGGGGGGCACCACCTTCAAACTCGGCTATGGGCATCGCGGTCTCAACCATCCCTGCGGAACCACCGGGCAGGTGGAGATCACGAGTCAAAACCATGGGTTTGCCCTGGATGCGGCGAGTCTCCCTGCCGAGAGCATCGAGGTGACCCACCTCAATCTCAACGACCGCACCGTGGCAGCGATGGCCCATCGGCAGCA